The genomic window GAAGTGGTCGCCATTAGAGATACCTATCTTGAACATTAACAAACAAAAGGCGCCTTAGGCGCCTTTTCAATTCAAACTCTTGTTAGCTTAACTGCTGTAAACTATTCATCTTCGAGCGAGTAGGGCAATGCTTGAATATGTAAGCTAGATTGCTCGTCGTCTGCGAAACGCAGCTTGGCTGTATTCTCTGTGTCGTTGGCGAGCACAGCGGTTAATAGGACTTGGTTGCCACGTTGTACAAATTCGATAATCTGGCCGCCACGGCGAAAACCATCTTCCATTTCTATTTCAAGGGCCGACTCTAAACTGATTTGCAGATCAGTGTGGCCGCGCAGAATATACAAGGCGCGTTTATTGCCACCGCGATATTTCATCCGCGCTATGGTTTCTTGCCCCATGTAGCAGCCCTTGTTGAAGCTGATACCATTGACCGCTTGTAGGTTACACATCTGCGGTACGTATTGGCTGGCATGGCTAGCGGCAATATTTGGATAACCCGCTGAAATCTCTAACGCCTGCCAAGCACTGGCATCAAATACACTCTGCTGAGATTGAGCCACTAAAGTCGCTGCGGCTTCTGGGGTTAATACTAAGATAAAACGATCGGCGTCTTTTAATATCGCCCCCTGATCTACCAAGGTCAGTTCTTGGGTCACTTCGCCAAAATGCTCGCCTACGAATTGATTGGCCTGTTCGCCAGCAACTCCGAGCAGAGTCCATTCAGCGGATGCATTGCTTAAGGCCGCCTTGCTAAACACGGCATATTTTTGCAGTTGGGGTAAATCGACCTCGATAACATCCCTTGGCATTAGCATAAAGAGCGCTTCTTGAATGGCAAAGGTTCTAAAACTGGCCAACATTTTACCCTTAGGGTCGCAATGGGAGCCCCAGCGCCATTGGTTAGCGGCTAATGAGCTGATATCTGTGGTTACTTGACCATGGATAAAACTGCGGCCCTGTTCACCAACCACTTTGATAAGACCCATATGGGATAAGTTGGCAAGCATAAGTGGAGGCAAGGAAGCGTCCAGATCCCAATGGGGTGTAGAAACTGAAATAGTCATAGCGAGATCCTGAAAATGAAGACGATGTGAGAGGCTAGATTGTAACGGAATTCCTGTAGGCTCAAAAGCATAAGGCGCACATATCTTAGAATGAAATGTGCGCCTTAGGTGAAGCGAGTGTGCGAGCGATTTTACAGACTAGAAAAGCACGCGGGTACGCAATGTGCCTTCAATCGCCTTTAACTCTACCAAGGCCTCTTCGGCTTGGTGAGTGTCGACTTCCATCACCACATAACCAATCTCTGCGGTGGTTTGCAGATATTGCGCGGCAATGTTGATGCCTTTTTCCGAGAAGGCTTGGTTGATTTTGATCAGCACGCCGGGGCGGTTTTGGTGGATATGCAGTAAGCGCGAGGTGCCTTTATGCATCGGCAGTGACACTTCAGGGAAGTTAACCGCAGACACGGTCGAGCCGTTATCTGAATACTTAGCTAACTTGCCAGCGACTTCGATACCAATGTTTTCCTGGGCCTCAGCCGTGCTGCCACCCACATGCGGCGTCAGCAA from Shewanella putrefaciens includes these protein-coding regions:
- the ygfZ gene encoding tRNA-modifying protein YgfZ; protein product: MTISVSTPHWDLDASLPPLMLANLSHMGLIKVVGEQGRSFIHGQVTTDISSLAANQWRWGSHCDPKGKMLASFRTFAIQEALFMLMPRDVIEVDLPQLQKYAVFSKAALSNASAEWTLLGVAGEQANQFVGEHFGEVTQELTLVDQGAILKDADRFILVLTPEAAATLVAQSQQSVFDASAWQALEISAGYPNIAASHASQYVPQMCNLQAVNGISFNKGCYMGQETIARMKYRGGNKRALYILRGHTDLQISLESALEIEMEDGFRRGGQIIEFVQRGNQVLLTAVLANDTENTAKLRFADDEQSSLHIQALPYSLEDE